In Calothrix sp. PCC 7507, one DNA window encodes the following:
- a CDS encoding PadR family transcriptional regulator produces MFRHFRSRFLVPAWAGVSEDDSFFVSHRFQHDKHHGGHHDKHPGDEMFGRGWRDEYRTRKGDIKFILLELLSEHPSHGYDLIKEMENRYGGFRRLSPGSVYPTLQMLEEGGYLKSSQEGGKRVYTITDEGRELLAERNQQENSDSPWDAFKSFMTGKPQEFIELRKVATELAGVIVQVARSGNVARMNRVRELLEQVKQEIYAILAEK; encoded by the coding sequence ATGTTTAGACACTTTCGTTCTCGTTTTCTGGTACCTGCATGGGCAGGAGTTAGCGAAGATGATTCATTTTTTGTGAGTCATCGGTTCCAGCATGACAAGCATCATGGTGGACACCATGACAAGCACCCTGGTGATGAAATGTTTGGTCGTGGTTGGAGAGATGAATACCGGACTCGTAAAGGTGACATCAAGTTTATTTTGCTGGAACTGCTATCAGAGCATCCTAGTCATGGTTACGACCTAATTAAAGAGATGGAAAATCGCTACGGTGGTTTCCGCCGCCTTAGTCCTGGCTCAGTGTATCCCACACTTCAGATGCTAGAAGAAGGTGGCTATCTCAAAAGTTCTCAAGAAGGCGGTAAGCGAGTTTATACAATTACAGATGAGGGTAGAGAACTCTTAGCAGAGCGTAACCAACAAGAAAATTCTGATTCACCTTGGGATGCTTTCAAAAGTTTTATGACAGGTAAGCCCCAAGAGTTTATTGAGTTGCGGAAAGTAGCAACAGAATTAGCTGGTGTGATAGTGCAGGTTGCTCGCAGTGGCAATGTGGCGCGGATGAATCGGGTGCGGGAACTGCTAGAGCAAGTTAAACAGGAAATTTACGCGATTCTTGCGGAAAAGTAA